One Tubulanus polymorphus unplaced genomic scaffold, tnTubPoly1.2 scaffold_37, whole genome shotgun sequence genomic window carries:
- the LOC141914513 gene encoding uncharacterized protein LOC141914513, giving the protein MVSIPDWSKFARLQDAGNNQTQSTQSKYYKQREYDAIRQAEKHGYFFKPDVDFLLERFGESVRSVDIRDIHYIRYVQLDGVHLRHLGDISVCMRLRICDLSNNYITRFDALGTCRQLIKLDLHGNQIAFVPSIAFWSGLKHLKILYLHDNPIGRIENIHYLGATRRLSLLTLHDTPLSLKKNYRHHVVNSIWSLKALDNFVISDEEIIEESAFGGRFSTMHPAFYINLSPAIPKDSTYVEHLTIIQHLISEINLIMARHSPVLIIQRYIRGYLTRKRYKLVQDTRVWAAIIIQRKWRDYKGLPQLTARSERIPPPPSSSPVNCEGEPKILKNEPENLTLDSPLAEETVRPSSTPALSEKQLQGDGEPRPTPELGYVRSAGSKPSSRYKSLHINLSKLQTSTLQTLQNDAQVFESQMSERPDALPAIAYLTPRRQRKETKPILHDKTATSKCQDKIIQRTKQSFAPVISASSTPPETRMKFALYESVEQTEIPETQFRLRGYKPIIYRIDPLAELIISRQEVANDIRDAEDEHHRRQQMIPKPRIIPRKAKNNGDRFFAKTQGTMGFSCLQAVQNAYKERARAERTAIKMERIMNRRDDRDAAKQRIKIYQEEKRQNILKQRRRENARVVELLEQREVRRLHDVDRAHEIRNKVKEMAKNLLNEYTFVSDFCTQHTSVSNALTRHDRQVRREDSLNDNNDRVQANRDIEMEQQDVINRYLEHRQLTRQAESAVAREALETKILKDANDRMMQAHARVEQLRSLRKKAREMCPLPPESRLSYPAEELGPPISSRLGKHPQQSTFIQ; this is encoded by the exons ATGGTGAGCATTCCGGACTGGTCGAAATTTGCTCGTCTACAGGACGCAGGAAATAATCAAACACAATCGACTCAAAGCAAATATTATAAACAACGAGAATACGATGCCATCAGACAGGCGGAAAAACACGGATATTTCTTCAAGCCGGACGTCGATTTTCTGTTGGAAAGATTTGGCGAGTCCGTTCGTTCGGTCGACATCCGCGATATTCATTATATCAGATATGTTCAACTCGATGGCGTACATCTCCGTCATCTCGGCGATATAAGCGTATGCATGCGTTTGAGGATATGCGATTTAAGTAATAATTACATCACCAGATTCGACGCTCTCGGGACGTGTCGGCAACTCATCAAACTAGATCTACATGGTAATCAG ATCGCCTTCGTTCCGAGTATAGCTTTTTGGTCCGGGCTGAAACACTTGAAGATACTTTACCTGCACGACAATCCGATCGGACGTATCGAAAACATTCATTATCTCGGCGCTACTCGTCGCCTGTCGTTGTTAACGCTACACGATACGCCGCTCAGTTTAAAGAAGAACTATCGACATCACGTCGTTAACAGTATTTGGTCGTTGAAAGCGCTGGATAATTTCGTCATTTCCGACGAGGAGATCATCGAAGAATCGGCGTTCGGCGGAAGGTTTTCAACGATGCATCCGGCTTtctatattaatttatcaccCGCGATACCAAAG GATTCGACTTACGTAGAACACTTGACAATCATACAACATTTGATCAGTGAAATCAATCTGATAATGGCACGTCACTCACCAGTTCTTATAATACAGCGCTATATCAGAGGATATCTAACTAGAAAGCGCTATAAACTAGTTCAGGACACTAGAGTTTG GGCTGCGATCATTATCCAGAGAAAGTGGCGAGACTACAAGGGTCTACCTCAGTTAACCGCGCGATCGGAAAGAATTCCTCCCCCGCCGAGTTCATCGCCTGTGAATTGCGAAGGAGAaccgaaaatattaaagaatgAACCAGAAAATCTCACTCTAGATTCACCGCTAGCAGAAGAGACAGTCCGCCCGAGTTCAACGCCAGCGCTTAGCGAAAAACAATTACAAGGAGAC GGAGAACCACGACCGACACCTGAATTAGGTTACGTTCGATCGGCCGGCTCAAAACCATCATCCCGATACAAATCATTACATATCAACTTGAGCAAACTACAGACCAGTACTTTACAAACTCTTCAGAACGACGCGCAAGTTTTCGAGTCGCAAATGTCTGAAAGACCGGACGCTCTTCCGGCAATAGCATATCTGACCCCACGCCGACAGAGGAAAGAAACCAAGCCAATACTACACGATAAAACTGCTACAAGTAAATGCCAAgataaaatcattcaaagGACGAAACAATCGTTCGCGCCAGTAATATCGGCATCTTCGACTCCTCCCGAGACGAGGATGAAATTCGCTTTGTATGAATCCGTTGAGCAGACGGAAATCCCTGAAACTCAGTTTCGTTTACGCGGCTACAAACCGATCATATATCGTATCGATCCGCTGGCCGAGTTGATAATATCGCGACAAGAGGTCGCGAACGATATCCGAGATGCCGAGGACGAACACCACAGGAGACAGCAAATGATACCGAAACCGAGGATTATTCCGCGAAAAGCGAAAAACAACGGCGATCGATTCTTCGCGAAAACGCAAGGAACGATGGGATTCTCGTGTTTGCAAGCGGTTCAGAACGCGTACAAGGAGCGCGCGCGCGCTGAACGAACAGCGATCAAGATGGAACGGATAATGAATCGACGAGACGACCGCGACGCCGCCAAACAGAGAATCAAAATCTACCAGGAGGAAAAACGTCAGAATATCCTGAAGCAGCGTCGACGCGAGAACGCGCGAGTCGTTGAACTGTTAGAACAACGAGAAGTTCGTCGTCTCCACGACGTCGACCGAGCTCACGAGATCCGAAATAAAGTGAAAGAAATGGCGAAAAATCTACTGAACGAATATACTTTCGTTAGCGATTTCTGTACGCAGCACACTTCAGTGTCGAACGCGCTCACCAGACACGACAGACAGGTGAGACGTGAGGATTCGCTGAACGATAATAACGATCGCGTTCAAGCGAATCGCGACATCGAAATGGAACAACAAGACGTCATCAACCGATACTTGGAACATCGGCAGTTGACGCGGCAAGCCGAGAGCGCCGTGGCTCGTGAGGCTTTAGAAACGAAAATACTAAAGGACGCCAACGATAGAATGATGCAAGCTCATGCCCGGGTCGAACAACTGCGCAGTTTAAGGAAGAAAGCTCGCGAAATGTGTCCGCTGCCTCCAGAGAGTCGGTTGTCGTACCCAGCAGAAGAACTCGGACCTCCTATTAGCAGCCGTTTAGGCAAACACCCTCAACAATCAActttcattcagtaa
- the LOC141914519 gene encoding uncharacterized protein LOC141914519: MKYRHYFAVVLVIIAVLTGTCSGAVGNCWNGQGSKAVKAPCLPIANGGCAKTEPGDAKSCQPALICNGSTTITAGQQTTFCCYTDYCNAAGSTTTFSWASAFGFLVILTVQKLMS, from the exons ATGAAATACAGACATTATTTCGCTGTTGTGCTAGTGATTATTGCAGTACTTACAG GTACGTGTAGTGGTGCAGTAGGAAATTGCTGGAATGGTCAAGGCAGCAAAGCTGTGAAGGCGCCATGTTTACCAATTGCTAATGGTGGATGTGCG AAAACGGAACCAGGAGATGCTAAATCGTGTCAACCTGCATTGATTTGCAATGGAAGTACAACGATCACAGCTGGTCAGCAAACTACTTTTTGTTGTTACACAGATTACTGCAATGCCGCAGGTTCAACTACAACATTCAGTTGGGCTAGTGCCTTTGGCTTTCTTGTGATCTTAACTGTTCAAAAACTCATGTCCTAA
- the LOC141914518 gene encoding small ribosomal subunit protein uS2m-like has product MHKLMRSRACISKSWFRKLTIESSTAVGVGKTVPSSAADGLVSETAENMRLDKAVVNPLAHEDFFEVQKLVTLNDLFACKVHLGHKYGTRNPYMLPYIYGNRQDVDIIDLDQTLSLLRDALNFAAHVAFRDGIILFLGRNRQMMPLIEKTAQECGEYAHCRYWSGGTFTNSTNQFGAITRLPDLCVFLSTLTSVFQPHSGIVSAAKLNIPSIAVLDSNCDPRYVTYPVPGNDDTPVAVELYCRLFKEVILRAKAKRKELLELGYDL; this is encoded by the exons atGCACAAACTCATGCGAAGTAGAGCTTGCATCTCTAAGTCCTGGTTCCGAAAGTTGACGATTGAAAGTTCAACAGCAGTTGGAGTTGGTAAAACAGTCCCATCATCAGCAGCAG ATGGCCTGGTATCAGAAACGGCAGAAAATATGCGACTGGATAAAGCAGTCGTCAACCCTCTGGCGCATGAGGATTTTTTCGAGGTGCAGAAGCTCGTCACCTTGAACGATTTATTCGCTTGTAAAGTGCACCTCGGTCACAAATACGGCACGCGAAATCCGTACATGCTGCCGTACATTTATGGCAATCGCCAGGACGTCGATATTATCGATTTAGATCAGACGCTGTCGTTGCTGAGAGACGCGTTGAATTTCGCGGCTCACGTCGCGTTTCGAGACGGAATCATTTTATTCCTCGGCCGCAATCGGCAAATGATGCCGTTAATCGAAAAAACGGCTCAAGAATGCGGCGAATACGCGCACTGTCGTTACTGGAGCGGGGGTACGTTTACGAACTCGACGAATCAGTTCGGTGCGATCACTCGATTGCCGGATTTATGCGTATTTCTCAGCACGTTGACCTCGGTGTTTCAACCGCATTCGGGGATCGTTTCGGCGGCGAAATTAAACATCCCGAGTATCGCGGTGCTCGACTCGAACTGCGACCCGCGTTACGTGACGTACCCGGTCCCCGGAAATGACGACACGCCGGTCGCCGTCGAACTTTACTGTCGATTGTTCAAGGAGGTTATTCTTCGCGCGAAGGCCAAGCGTAAAGAGTTATTAGAACTTGGATACGATCTTTGA
- the LOC141914517 gene encoding DDB1- and CUL4-associated factor 17-like, which yields MSRNVLKLLNDNEYSCKTNERRKNNYRIIRNLMTAKDAKFIKIHEKHCSRKLTYEGNGRLYYNQDCSCYTLNQNEARLLYERPMCDVKEKVIESLICEVNMENPHELRDTRRSSRPCQYALKANNRLVRYDVDSGLLLESVFLAPLSRCKFLHIAWAKEGYQLELRSKQSNQYQQRESGVAGNVVQTIAILSVYPLEFVAMMEITKEVFGPTVTDVIVSVGLLITMHHGGVVRFHSFERLMSENLLFRAKLGEYVEGHGIVGDTSCGLPINLKLTERPPILLEVKCALHNVQFGGIPWHYIITPHGKEGIHHVHALENGYLAHGGVLDMDDVSIEPESATFHLDGSEKILHLGPKQVRVLKIGDKNPVTGQHQIKEYCTLKPTILAQSESAPPSITVTSSGRCIKRRFQPDQFNETTNEVYINSIDYEPCLEVISLIYVDRTEETGTKGRIDMFDNMTGQFLKTVQLQHPWKELYGHTVLIDMDTIIDIVKGPMSKFSCYVYRLDRRLDTTGAVKKTTKKKKRSK from the exons ATGTCACGCAATGTTCTAAAGTTGTTAAATGACAATGAATACAGCTGCAAAACTAATGAAAGGAGGAAGAATAATTATAGAATCATCAGAAATCTGATGACAGCC AAAGATgccaaattcatcaaaatccaCGAAAAGCATTGCAGCCGGAAACTGACATATGAGGG TAATGGTCGACTATATTATAACCAAGATTGCTCATGTTATACGCT gAATCAGAATGAAGCTCGATTATTATACGAACGTCCAATGTGTGATGTTAAAGAAAAAGTTATCGAAAGCCTTATATGTGAAGTAAATATG GAAAATCCACACGAATTAAGAGACACCAGAAGATCGTCTAGACCTTGCCAATACGCTTTAAAAGCTAACAATCGACTTGTAAGATATGACGTAGACAGTGGTTTACTATTAGAATCGGTATTCCTGGCTCCTTTATCCAGATGTAAATTTTT ACATATAGCTTGGGCTAAGGAAGGCTATCAACTGGAATTACGCTCAAAACAATCTAATCAATACCAGCAACGAGAG TCTGGTGTAGCAGGGAATGTTGTACAAACAATCGCTATATTGTCTGTTTATCCGTTAGAATTTGTGGCTATGATGGAAATCACCAAAGAG GTGTTTGGTCCGACTGTAACTGATGTTATAGTTAGTGTTGGTTTATTGATTACCATGCATCACGGCGGAGTTGTTCGTTTTCATAGTTTCGAAAGATTGATGTCCGAG AATTTACTTTTCAGGGCGAAGCTGGGAGAGTACGTTGAGGGCCATGGTATCGTAGGTGATACGTCTTGCGGATTACCGATTAATCTGAAACTTACAG AGCGTCCTCCAATACTATTAGAAGTAAAGTGTGCTCTTCACAATGTCCAGTTTGGTGGCATTCCCTGGCATTATATTATTACTCCACATGGAAAGGAAGGCATACATCACGTGCATGCACTGGAAAATGGTTACCTG GCTCATGGAGGTGTATTAGATATGGATGACGTGTCCATTGAGCCAGAATCAGCTACGTTTCACTTGGATGGATCTGAAAAAATTCTGCATCTCGGACCTAAACAAGTCAG GGTGTTGAAAATTGGTGATAAGAATCCAGTGACTGGTCAGCATCAAATCAAGGAATATTGCACTCTGAAACCTACGATTCTAGCTCAATCTGAAAGTGCTCCACCCTCTATTACT GTGACATCATCTGGAAGATGTATTAAAAGAAGATTTCAACCAGATCAATTTAATGAAACCACTAATGAG GTTTATATAAACAGTATAGATTATGAGCCTTGTTTAGAAGTGATATCGCTGATATACGTGGACCGAACTGAAGAAACAGGCACTAAAGGCAGAATAGACATGTTCGACAATATGACTGGACAGTTTCTAAAAACAGTTCAACTACAACATCCATGGAAAGAG CTTTACGGGCATACAGTACTGATAGATATGGATACAATAATCGATATAGTGAAAGGACCGATGTCGAAATTTAGTTGTTATGTGTATAGACTCGATCGTAGATTGGATACCACTGGTGCTGTTAAAAAAACTACCAAGAAGAAAAAGAGAAGTAAATGA
- the LOC141914514 gene encoding signal peptidase complex subunit 1-like, producing MDFIMPYVPDAIRKLPTHMDFEGQKKAEKIFQTIIILFAVVGFVWGYICQQFSQTVYILGAGFALSCLLTLPPWPMYRVKPLTWQKPREIKEENEPAPSTQQVSQKTKKKK from the exons ATGGATTTCATAATGCCCTACGTTCCTGATGCTATCCGAAAATTACCCACGCATATG gattttgAAGGTCAGAAGAAAGctgagaaaatatttcagaccATAATTATACTTTTTGCG GTTGTTGGTTTTGTATGGGGCTACATCTGTCAACAGTTCTCACAAACAGTTTACATTCTAGGGGCCGGATTTGCTTTGTCATGTTTA TTGACTTTGCCACCGTGGCCGATGTACAGGGTGAAACCTTTGACCTGGCAGAAACCACGCGAAATCAAAGAAGAAAATGAACCTGCTCCATCAACGCAGCAAGTCTCTCAGAAAACgaagaagaaaaaataa
- the LOC141914520 gene encoding F-box/WD repeat-containing protein 5-like, which translates to MESPNFPAPWQRLPDVILLKVFTFMPMETLLNVSEVCRSWYRVAYDELLWKDLFYRTFKISRKIPRSPGKTLWRHEYRRLHFHIPKVESEVLSSHKDQVLHVSFSHNGEMFASSSKDGSIKVWDATFPAKLKYSHNLKELTWKYTQYSQFNSSDTLLLVSGVHFGSYSTSGEIAVFSLLDNFQLQCRVLNKPYDIFGTWYNNSYLLSGTLYWLGNLSSCSAIWLNKADQAPESEHESVYMRMFKFENENGSSIRTLMVANCLTPSTCSLSASSTTSSQNTRSGHSQSEPLLSSSATRGTTSKIHTVHSEPRAYRYLWDEPENDVDFESDDNDEMTVSDQENDIEICSKRPQSDNDMDVYSETSETVSTDTTASDLTDKYLIFTTGTKTYTPHLVGIKRLFACDARHKIETTTGSTIDARDNDNIQGVNNVDYDRVDHLIDLHGHIIGMCLSPCHRFLYVNSRPWPRGYIIVDPYDPPPIAQEIDIHVIDLTTMKEVDKMHRSHKAYTPNDECFFIFLDVGNEYVASGAEDKHGYLWDRHYGVLLQKYPHADVVNSVAFNPRDPEMMITASDDNTIKVWRSLNREQEIKDKKLGLKWRNLVDRA; encoded by the exons ATGGAGAGTCCCAACTTTCCAGCTCCATGGCAAAGGCTGCCCGACGTCATCCTGTTAAAGGTTTTTACATTCATGCCAATGGAAACACTGCTGAATGTGTCAGAAGTCTGCCGCTCTTGGTACCGAGTCGCCTACGACGAACTGCTGTGGAAAGACCTGTTTTACCGAACGTTCAAAATTAGTCGCAAAATACCGCGCAGTCCCGGTAAAACGTTGTGGCGTCACGAATATCGTAGGTTGCATTTTCATATTCCCAAAGTTGAAAGCGAAGTGTTGAGTAGTCATAAAGATCAAGTTCTGCACGTTAGTTTCTCGCATAACGGAGAAATGTTCGCTTCAAGCTCAAAAGATGGAAGCATCAAG GTTTGGGACGCTACTTTTCCAGCTAAATTGAAGTATAGCCATAACTTGAAAGAACTGACTTGGAAATATACTCAGTATTCACAGTTTAATAGTAGCGATACTTTATTACTTGTATCCGGGGTTCATTTTGGTTCGTACAGCACGTCTGGTGAAATAGCTGTCTTTAGTTTATTGG ATAATTTTCAGTTGCAGTGCCGTGTTTTAAACAAACCATACGATATATTTGGTACATGGTACAATAACAGTTATTTGTTATCAGGAACTTTGTATTGGTTAGGTAATCTGTCGTCGTGTTCAGCTATCTGGCTCAATAAG GCCGACCAAGCCCCGGAGTCAGAACACGAATCCGTTTATATGAGAATGTTCAAGTTTGAAAACGAGAACGGTAGTTCGATTCGAACTTTAATGGTGGCGAATTGTCTGACGCCGTCAACGTGCTCCCTCAGCGCGTCGTCGACGACTTCTAGTCAAAACACTCGTTCAGGACACAGTCAGTCAGAACCTTTACTCAGCAGCAGCGCAACACGGGGCACTACTTccaaaatacacacggttcaCAGCGAACCGCGCGCTTACAGATACCTGTGGGACGAACCCGAAAACGACGTCGATTTCGAAAGCGACGATAACGACGAAATGACCGTCAGCGATCAAGAGAACGATATCGAAATTTGCTCTAAACGTCCTCAATCGGACAACGACATGGACGTGTATTCGGAAACGAGTGAAACGGTCTCCACCGACACGACGGCGAGCGATCTAACCGATAAATACTTGATATTCACGACCGGTACGAAGACGTACACGCCGCACCTGGTCGGGATTAAACGGCTGTTCGCGTGCGACGCGCGACATAAGATTGAAACGACGACCGGTAGTACGATAGACGCTcgcgataatgataatatacaaGGCGTGAATAATGTGGATTACGACCGCGTCGATCACCTCATAGACTTACACGGTCATATAATCGGAATGTGTTTGAGTCCTTGTCATAG ATTCCTGTATGTAAACAGTCGACCGTGGCCGCGGGGTTATATTATAGTCGACCCCTACGATCCTCCTCCGATCGCGCAGGAAATCGACATACACGTCATCGATTTAACTACGATGAAAGAAGTCGACAAAATGCATCGCTCTCATAAAGCTTACACTCCTAATGATGAATGTTTCTTCATCTTTTTGGACGTCGGCAATGAATACGTCGCGAG CGGTGCCGAAGACAAACACGGCTATTTGTGGGATCGACATTACGGGGTACTTCTTCAGAAATACCCTCACGCCGACGTCGTCAATTCGGTGGCGTTTAATCCACGAGATCCGGAAATGATGATCACCGCCAGCGATGACAACACGATCAAAGTCTGGCGTTCGTTGAATCGAGAacaggaaataaaagataagaAGTTGGGTTTGAAATGGAGGAATCTTGTCGACCGAGCTTAA
- the LOC141914515 gene encoding translocon-associated protein subunit gamma-like — MAVGKKLTREEELLLQDFSRNVTTKSSALFYGNAFIVSAIPIWLFWRIHQMDPYQSGIMFGMMTLVSTYLMSFAYKNVKFVLKHKVALKREEAVTREVMKSIGDDKKMSKKEKDERILWKKNEVADYEATTYSIFYNNAFYLLLMILLSFYVLRSFSPMFNYILSVGVASGLIALFSTSTKTGK; from the exons ATGGCCGTGGGAAAGAAACTTACCCGTGAAGAGGAGCTTTTACTCCAAGATTTTAGCCGAAATGTCACCACGAAGTCATCGGCTTTATTCTACGGAAATGCATTTATCGTTTCTGCAATCCCTATTT GGCTGTTTTGGAGAATTCACCAGATGGACCCATACCAATCTGGAATCATGTTCGGTATGATGACGCTAGTTAGCACATACTTGATGTCATTCGCGTATAAGAATGTCAAGTTCGTCCTCAAGCACAA AGTTGCTTTGAAACGTGAAGAAGCCGTTACTCGCGAAGTGATGAAGTCGATCGGAGATGATAAGAAAATGTCGAAGAAAGAGAAAGACGAAAG aATTTTGTGGAAAAAGAACGAAGTAGCCGATTATGAAGCGACcacttattctatattctacAATAACGCTTTCTACTTGTTGTTGATGATCTTGTTATCGTTTTACGTTCTACGATCGTTCTCACCGATGTT TAactacattttatcagtagGCGTCGCATCTGGACTGATCGCGTTATTCTCGACGAGTACCAAAACTGGAAAATAG
- the LOC141914510 gene encoding AP-3 complex subunit mu-1-like has protein sequence MIHSLFLINNSGDVFLEKHWKSVIHRSICDYFFEAQNKAACNDDVPPVIATPHHYLINIHRNHMFVVAVVTTEVPPLFVIEFLHRVMDILEDYFEEATESVIKENYVIVYEILDEMLDNGFPLATESNILKELIKPPNLLRQIASTVTGKSNNVSATLPTGQLSNVPWRRTGVKYTNNEAYFDVIEEIDAIIDKSGSTVCAEIQGYIDCLIKLTGMPDLTLSFMNPRLLDDVSFHPCVRFKRWENEKILSFVPPDGNFRLISYHIGAQNLVAIPVYLRHTIQFREGSGGRLDITVGPKQTMGKTVEKVVIEIPFPKPVLNVTLTPTQGKYSFDPVSKIMTWDVGKIEVSKLPSIRGSISLQSGCPVPESNPAITVRFQIAQLAVSGIKVNRLDMYGEKYKPFKGVKYVTKAGKFQVRT, from the exons atgattcacAGTTTATTTCTTATCAATAATTCTGG GGATGTTTTCCTTGAGAAGCATTGGAAGAGTGTCATACATCGATCAATATGTGATTACTTTTTTGAGGCACAGAATAAG gCTGCTTGCAATGATGATGTTCCACCAGTGATTGCTACTCCACATCATtatttgatcaatatccaCAGGAACCACATGTTTGTAGTGGCCGTCGTCACAACAGAAG TTCCTCCGTTGTTCGTCATCGAGTTTCTACATCGAGTTATGGATATTTTGGAAGACTATTTCGAAGAAGCGACCGAATCGGTGATCAAAGAAAACTACGTCATCGTCTACGAAATCTTGGACGAGATGTTGGACAACGGTTTCCCGTTGGCGACCGAATCGAACATTCTCAAAGAACTGATCAAACCACCGAATTTACTGCGACAAATCGCTAGCACTGTCACTGGAAAATCAAATAA CGTCAGCGCTACGTTGCCCACTGGTCAATTGTCTAACGTACCGTGGAGACGAACGGGAGTCAAATATACGAATAACGAGGCGTATTTCGACGTCATCGAAGAAATCGATGCCATCATCGACAAATCGGGATCGACCGTTTGCGCCGAAATTCAAGGCTAT ATTGATTGTCTGATCAAATTGACCGGAATGCCCGATTTGACGCTTTCGTTTATGAATCCGCGGCTTCTCGACGACGTTAGTTTTCATCCGTGCGTGCGATTCAAAAGATGGGAG aatgaaaagaTTTTGTCATTTGTTCCTCCTGATGGTAATTTCAGGCTGATCTCGTATCATATAGGAGCGCAGAA TTTAGTGGCAATTCCTGTTTACTTACGTCATACGATACAGTTCCGCGAAGGCAGCGGCGGCCGATTAGATATTACTGTCGGACCAAAACAAACGATGGGAAAAACG GTTGAGAAAGTTGTAATAGAGATTCCATTTCCGAAACCAGTATTGAACGTCACGTTAACGCCTACGCAAGGAAAATACTCATTCGATCCCGTTTCAAAAATCATGACGTGGGACGTCGGCAAAATCGAAGTCTCCAAACTACCGAGTATTCGCGGAAGT ATAAGTCTTCAAAGCGGATGTCCAGTGCCAGAATCAAATCCAGCAATAACG GTGCGATTTCAGATAGCTCAGTTAGCAGTATCCGGAATCAAGGTCAATAGATTAGACATGTACGGAGAA AAGTACAAACCATTTAAGGGCGTAAAATACGTAACGAAAGCCGGGAAATTTCAAGTAAGAACGTGA